In a genomic window of Verrucomicrobiia bacterium:
- a CDS encoding PTS sugar transporter subunit IIA has translation MTVREVANYLRLSEKTVSRMAQEGRIPAQKLAHQWRFQRSSIDSWMANRAAIPADEQQLSPEDTGLPAALTVANVITPARISLNLTAPDKNGVLRELCALVLDPREERLFETLLQALRAREDLCPTCITEGVAIPHARNALVGLVDSPVLAYGRHNQGIDFGALDGKPVYHFFLLCAPNVRQHLQLLSRLARLVNNADFRAKLMTAKLPDDVLAMIREAEDRLVPH, from the coding sequence ATGACGGTCAGAGAGGTCGCCAATTATCTCCGCCTGAGCGAGAAGACTGTCAGTCGCATGGCGCAGGAAGGCCGGATCCCTGCGCAAAAACTCGCCCACCAATGGCGCTTCCAACGTAGCTCGATCGATTCGTGGATGGCCAACCGCGCGGCGATACCTGCCGACGAACAACAACTTTCTCCCGAAGACACCGGCCTGCCCGCGGCCCTGACCGTCGCCAACGTCATCACGCCCGCGCGCATCAGCCTCAACCTCACCGCGCCGGACAAGAATGGCGTGTTGCGCGAGTTGTGCGCGCTCGTTCTCGACCCGCGCGAGGAACGGCTCTTCGAAACGCTCCTCCAGGCCCTCCGGGCGCGTGAAGATTTGTGCCCCACCTGCATCACCGAGGGCGTTGCCATCCCGCACGCCCGCAACGCCCTCGTCGGCCTCGTCGACAGCCCCGTGCTCGCCTACGGCCGGCACAACCAGGGCATCGACTTCGGCGCATTGGACGGCAAGCCCGTTTATCATTTCTTCCTGCTCTGCGCGCCCAACGTGCGCCAGCACCTGCAACTGCTCTCGCGCCTCGCCCGGCTCGTGAACAACGCGGACTTCCGCGCCAAATTGATGACCGCGAAGTTGCCCGACGACGTCCTCGCGATGATTCGCGAGGCCGAAGACCGCCTCGTGCCGCACTAA
- a CDS encoding porphobilinogen synthase, whose protein sequence is MRFPIYRPRRLRQNPKLRALVRETELSVSHLVMPLFVREGSRLRKPISS, encoded by the coding sequence ATGCGCTTTCCGATTTATCGCCCCCGCCGATTGCGGCAGAACCCGAAGCTCCGCGCGCTCGTGCGGGAGACGGAGTTGTCGGTCAGCCACCTCGTCATGCCGCTGTTCGTGCGCGAAGGCTCGCGTCTCCGCAAACCAATCAGCTC